One window of the Trifolium pratense cultivar HEN17-A07 linkage group LG2, ARS_RC_1.1, whole genome shotgun sequence genome contains the following:
- the LOC123904715 gene encoding COP1-interactive protein 1-like has product MHSLLYSHCKSATSSNLRISIHPSRSKVNITRIISHSRADIENNHARVLNLIKSEDQRKKEGNLNEDLYNQYQSLYNRLTKEYTQASPRGIKRVSSLSSTSSDSERFSSDDTEFSLSDFRSRSQRERYSSFINTPEGFQTPKSIETNEFEAHEVKQLRAKNAELEKSVSVLHAKLKSNEEHVMSKNSDFMTRINKLELEAKSLWNNKGKLEEKIKCCRNEALNQKKELTNEINFMQQKFESVCNSNKELEAQLENERRTVSQCLIRITNLEENLAEAASNEQSLLKEKQCFIQKIEDLESRCRKENDLEEQLRNAWCEINALQKQKSELELQNEQSQKEYSQTIKKLTETIDLIHEENKRSKMNMQLMERKMEDNIRMLHRRIHVAELLNIENKDSCKLTKQKYEEENKMLGKRITDFEDEIRTLRAKVWKLEDDVSKEGEEKMNLMKTVTQFEREMEKLEKKLKDKDDELVNLGENKKEAIRQLCFLLEFHRDRCLYLKDLIIKMKVKHKK; this is encoded by the coding sequence ATGCATAGCCTACTCTATTCACATTGCAAGTCAGCTACATCTTCAAACCTGCGAATATCGATCCATCCATCACGATCTAAAGTAAATATAACAAGAATTATTTCTCATTCTCGTGCAGATATTGAAAACAACCACGCAAGAGTCCTAAATTTAATTAAGAGTGAAgaccaaagaaaaaaagaaggcAACTTAAATGAGGACTTATATAATCAGTACCAGTCGCTGTACAATCGTCTTACCAAAGAGTATACGCAAGCATCTCCTCGTGGAATAAAGCGGGTTTCTTCACTCTCTTCCACTAGCTCAGACTCTGAGCGCTTTTCATCGGATGACACAGAATTTAGTCTTTCAGATTTCAGGTCAAGATCACAAAGGGAACGttattcttcatttatcaatACTCCTGAAGGATTCCAGACTCCAAAATCAATAGAAACAAATGAATTTGAAGCACATGAAGTGAAACAATTACGCGCGAAGAATGCTGAGCTTGAAAAATCAGTGTCAGTGTTACATGCGAAACTCAAGAGCAATGAGGAACATGTAATGTCCAAAAATTCAGATTTCATGACACGAATTAACAAGCTCGAACTAGAAGCTAAATCTCTTTGGAACAACAAAGGCAAACTTGAAGAAAAGATAAAATGTTGTAGAAATGAAGCATTGAACCAAAAGAAGGAATTGACCAATGAGATTAATTTCATGCAACAAAAATTTGAGTCTGTATGCAACAGCAACAAAGAATTGGAGGCTCAGCTAGAAAATGAGAGGAGAACAGTTTCACAATGTTTGATTAGGATAACAAATTTGGAGGAGAATTTAGCTGAAGCTGCTTCAAATGAACAAAGTCTGCTAAAAGAGAAACAATGTTTCATTCAAAAGATAGAGGATTTGGAATCTCGATGCAGAAAAGAAAACGATTTGGAAGAACAGTTAAGAAATGCATGGTGTGAGATAAACGCTTTGCAGAAACAAAAAAGCGAATTAGAGTTACAAAATGAACAAAGCCAAAAGGAATATTCACAAACGATAAAGAAGCTAACAGAAACTATTGATCTAATACATGAAGAGAATAAACGTTCCAAAATGAATATGCAATTAATGGAAAGGAAAATGGAAGACAATATTCGCATGTTGCATCGGAGGATCCACGTGGCAGAACTACTGAATATCGAAAACAAAGACAGTTGCAAATTAACAAAGCAAAAGTATGAGGAAGAGAACAAAATGCTTGGTAAAAGAATTACTGATTTTGAAGATGAAATTAGGACTTTAAGAGCGAAGGTGTGGAAATTAGAGGATGATGTGAGCAAGGAAGGagaagagaaaatgaatttgatGAAAACAGTGACACAGTTTGAAAGGGAAATGGAGAAATTGGAAAAGAAACTGAAAGATAAAGATGATGAGTTGGTTAACCTTGGGGAGAACAAGAAGGAAGCAATAAGACAACTTTGTTTTTTACTCGAGTTTCATCGCGATCGTTGTCTCTATCTAAAGGATTTGATAATAAAGATGAAGGTAAAGCACAAGAAGTGA
- the LOC123907370 gene encoding mitochondrial adenine nucleotide transporter ADNT1-like, whose product MASSQDSVAKSNDQKSIVSAGITGEARKPPRHPLISICKSLVAGGVAGGVSRTAVAPLERLKILLQVQNRHNVKYNGTVQGLKYIWKTEGFRGMFKGNGTNCARIVPNSAVKFFSYEQASKGILSLYRLQTGNEEAQLTPVLRLGAGACAGIIAMSATYPMDLVRGRLTVQTEASPQQYRGIFNALSTVFREEGARALYKGWLPSVIGVIPYVGLNFSVYESLKDWLIQTKPLGIGQDSELSVTTRLACGAAAGTIGQTVAYPLDVIRRRMQMGGWKGAASIVAADGKGLEYTGMVDAFRKTVKYEGFGALYKGLVPNSVKVVPSIAIAFVSYEMVKDVLGVEMRISD is encoded by the exons ATGGCGTCTTCTCAAGATTCAGTTGCAAAGTCAAATGATCAGAAGTCTATAGTCTCCGCCGGGATCACCGGAGAAGCTCGGAAACCTCCTAGACATCCGTTGATCAGTATCTGCAAGTCTCTTGTTGCCGGTGGAGTCGCCGGAGGAGT tTCACGAACAGCTGTAGCTCCTCTAGAGAGATTGAAGATTCTGCTGCAG GTTCAAAATCGCCACAATGTAAAATACAACGGAACAGTTCAGGGCTTAAAATATATATGGAAAACTGAGGGTTTTAGAGGAATGTTTAAAGGAAACGGAACCAACTGTGCTCGTATTGTCCCAAATTCAGCAGTCAAGTTCTTTAGCTATGAGCAAGCATCTAA GGGTATTCTAAGTCTCTATCGGTTGCAAACTGGAAATG AAGAAGCTCAACTCACTCCTGTTCTGCGTCTTGGAGCTGGGGCATGTGCGGGAATCATTGCAATGTCTGCAACTTACCCTATGGACCTGGTGCGAGGACGCCTAACTGTACAG ACAGAAGCATCTCCTCAGCAATATAGAGGAATTTTTAATGCTCTTTCAACAGTCTTCCGAGAAGAAGGAGCTAGAGCATTGTATAAAGGATGGTTACCTTCAGTCATAGGAGTT ATACCGTACGTGGGTCTAAATTTTTCTGTGTATGAATCTCTGAAAGACTGGTTGATTCAAACAAAACCACTTGGAATAGGTCAAGACTCGGAGCTAAGTGTGACTACAAGGCTTGCATGTGGGGCTGCTGCTGGAACTATTGGCCAGACAGTGGCATATCCCCTTGATGTCATTCGCAGAAGAATGCAGATGGGTGGATGGAAAGGCGCTGCTTCGATTGTAGCTGCTGATGGGAAGGGTCTTGAGTATACTGGCATGGTTGATGCATTCAGGAAAACAGTAAAGTATGAGGGATTTGGAGCATTATACAAGGGCTTAGTCCCCAATTCAGTCAAG GTGGTACCTTCCATCGCCATTGCCTTTGTGTCATACGAGATGGTCAAGGACGTCCTTGGAGTTGAAATGAGAATATCTGATTGA
- the LOC123908616 gene encoding uncharacterized protein LOC123908616, translated as MNKTQSLRILLNQERKTEQHIYMEKQKLQQEEKENKISESKNVWDCGSTLYDSFELNSLKHQLHSAIGNNNSHIINRTLSMSHLPERRVTLLQQSSSSSSSSVMSRKPYKISRSFQKFIRSIFKSNVTSSSNSFKVSEKCSKERLFVVYDKSGSVLSTIPEVPEFEIGSLSPDISSLLVRRSASERFTTTAIGISCG; from the coding sequence atgAACAAAACACAGTCTCTTAGGATTCTACTCAACCAAGAAAGAAAAACagaacaacatatatatatggaaaaacAGAAACTCCAacaagaagaaaaggaaaataaaatttcagaGTCAAAAAATGTGTGGGATTGTGGAAGTACACTCTATGATTCCTTTGAACTCAATTCCCTCAAACACCAACTTCACTCAGCCATAGGTAATAATAATTCACACATTATAAACAGAACACTTTCCATGTCTCATTTACCGGAACGTCGAGTCACACTTCTtcaacaatcttcttcttcgtcttcttcttcgGTTATGTCAAGGAAGCCATACAAGATCTCTCGTTCTTTTCAGAAATTTATTCGTTCTATTTTCAAGTCTAATGTTACTAGCAGTAGCAATAGTTTCAAAGTGTCGGAAAAATGCTCTAAAGAGCGTTTGTTTGTGGTTTATGATAAATCTGGATCGGTTCTTTCTACTATACCTGAAGTTCCTGAATTTGAGATTGGTTCTCTTTCGCCGGATATCTCTTCCTTGTTGGTTCGAAGGTCTGCTTCGGAGCGGTTCACAACCACCGCAATTGGTATTTCATGCGGCTAA